The proteins below are encoded in one region of Populus alba chromosome 2, ASM523922v2, whole genome shotgun sequence:
- the LOC118049233 gene encoding photosystem II repair protein PSB27-H1, chloroplastic yields MASPALLTPASKLKPLSPVKPKPNSIAPLSPPPTPQQQQPRNHHARRHFLSSATAILTSPFVLPITPAFAGSDEEYVKDTEDVINKVRTTVNMDKNDPNVADAVANLRETSNSWVAKYRREKALLGRASFRDMYSALNAVTGHYISFGPTAPIPSKRRARILEEMDTAEKALSRGR; encoded by the coding sequence ATGGCTTCACCAGCACTCCTAACCCCAGCTTCCAAGCTCAAACCCCTCTCCCCCGTCAAACCCAAACCCAACTCCATCGCCCCACTTTCACCACCGCCAACACCACAGCAGCAGCAACCTCGAAACCACCACGCTCGTCGTCACTTCCTGTCCTCGGCCACCGCAATCCTGACTTCCCCGTTCGTCCTCCCAATCACTCCAGCTTTTGCAGGATCGGATGAGGAGTACGTGAAAGATACAGAGGATGTGATCAACAAGGTTAGAACCACCGTAAACATGGACAAGAATGATCCGAACGTGGCTGATGCAGTGGCTAACCTCAGAGAAACTTCAAACTCTTGGGTCGCAAAGTATAGAAGAGAGAAAGCTTTGCTTGGTCGTGCTTCTTTTCGTGATATGTATTCGGCTTTGAATGCTGTCACCGGGCATTACATCAGCTTTGGACCGACCGCTCCCATTCCATCTAAGAGAAGGGCCAGAATTCTTGAAGAGATGGACACTGCTGAGAAAGCATTATCAAGGGgcagataa
- the LOC118049232 gene encoding small ribosomal subunit protein eS12, whose product MSGEEGAVAQTETPAVAEVALGEPMDLMTALQLVLRKSLAHGGLSRGLHEGAKVIEKHAAQLCVLAEDCNQPDYVKLVKALCADHNVNLLTVPSAKTLGEWAGLCKIDSEGKARKVVGCSCVVVKDFGEDTEALNVIQQHVKAN is encoded by the exons ATGTCTGG TGAAGAAGGTGCTGTTGCTCAGACTGAGACTCCAGCTGTTGCTGAAGTAGCACTCGGTGAGCCAATGGACTTGATGACAGCATTGCAGCTTGTGCTGAGAAAATCTCTGGCTCATGGTGGGCTTTCTCGAGGTCTTCATGAAGGTGCCAAAGTGATTGAGAAGCATGCTGCTCAACTTTGTGTCTTGGCAGAGGATTGCAACCAGCCTGACTATGTTAAACTTGTTAAGGCACTTTGTGCTGATCACAACGTGAACTTGCTAACTGTTCCAAGTGCAAAAACCCTCGGAGAGTGGGCTGGT TTGTGTAAGATTGATTCAGAGGGGAAGGCTAGGAAAGTGGTCGGTTGCTCGTGTGTTGTTGTGAAG GATTTTGGGGAGGACACTGAAGCTCTTAATGTCATTCAACAGCATGTTAAGGCCAACTAA